GGTCGCCCTTCACTGGCGCTCGATGTCATGGAGGTCTTTCGTCAACCAGTGGTTGATTCGCTGGTCTTAACTTGCATCAATAATGGCGTATTCACTCGAAAAGACTTCTACCAGTATCAGAACGTCTGTTATCTTAACGAAAAAGGAAGGAAGAAGTTCTTGGCTCAGTACCAAATGCGCAAGAACGATTTGGTCACGCATCCCAAGTTCCATTACAGGCTAAGTTACGAGAGGACAATTGAGATCCAGTTCCGCCTGCTTGGCAAATACCTCCTGGGCGATATTGACAACTACGAGGGCTTTCATATCAGATGAAAAGAAACTATCTGGTGGGCTACGATATTTCTGATCAAAAAAGACTGGCAAAGGTTGCCAAGGTAATGACAGAGTTCGGGTTAAGGATTCAGTATAGCTTTTTTCACTGCATCTTGGCGGATAGGCAGAAGAAGCGCATGAAGGAACGTCTGACGGACATCATCAAAGAAGGAGATGACCAGATAATCATTCTTCCGGTGACCGAAAGACAACTAAAGGAAATAGAATTTGTGGGATTCAAGATCAACCTTCACATGGAAGGCATTATTATTGTGTGACTTGCGAGCGGTGGCGAAGAAGAAAAACTGCAGGGAGTGCCCGCATATTCAATATGTCTTTAACGTGAGGGACTTACACATGAAGCAGGAGAGTGCTTATGCGTCATTTTGGCATAAGCAGCAGGCGAGG
This Deltaproteobacteria bacterium DNA region includes the following protein-coding sequences:
- the cas2 gene encoding CRISPR-associated endonuclease Cas2, producing the protein MKRNYLVGYDISDQKRLAKVAKVMTEFGLRIQYSFFHCILADRQKKRMKERLTDIIKEGDDQIIILPVTERQLKEIEFVGFKINLHMEGIIIV